The Rhipicephalus sanguineus isolate Rsan-2018 chromosome 4, BIME_Rsan_1.4, whole genome shotgun sequence DNA window CCTGTAAAATGACATCGCATGTAACGGTTGTTTTATTAACTTTGGAATGTGTGACAAGGTTTATGACGGTatgccttaaaggagcactgacacaaaaattttgcatcttgttttttctgttgcaataggtagctaatgacccacttatcacggctggaaagctgaTCTGCTCGAGCGcacgacggttaattatttggagacggttttgtAGCgctcagtcgcagtttcggtttcagagagcgccgagtgaggcAGGACCCGGAgcggttttcgtgtaaacatagctggctatgtGTGCACACAAAACCGCGCGCAGGTGAGCACTGCGTTGACAATTCTTTTCAACAAAGGCTTTCTAGGTGCTACTGTAATCCCCTCTGAGCAgctctgaggcgttgtaaatatgcgtgaccccccaaaaatgcactgtcgaGGCAGAGCACATCAGCCTCTGTACTCCTGTGCAGGTCTGCTCCCTCTTTTCGTTGAAAAGATCTGCTAGAAGAGAGCGCTCAcaaggatcgtggcagccaacacaaattTGTGACGCAGGGGGCGGTTGGCTGTTTACACAAAAACCAAAGGCGCGTTTGGCctgcagtggcgcgacacgcactttaaaagggccctgcaacactttttcagcatggtcagaaaacgctgctgatcggtagtcgaggctcccgagaaaacgcgagccaaacattatagcgcagcacacggcctgggatatacaataaattcgcaaagtcagctaaaaagtgattcctcttctctctacaaaaatgatgcttacggcgtcactgacacaagttccatgccactggctgatttgaacattggCGCTCTCAGTAGTTACTGCAGCCCCGTGGGAGGCCGTCACGTGCCCATGCGTGCGTGCCATCGTACTGAAAGTACGACGcccgtttgaagaaaaaaaaaaaagtgctcaaggtcacgaggcacgCGCGACGTaccttcccccgtgccacccctccctgcttagcttccagcgctttcgtcaggacgagaaaagagagaaaggaattacagcgtgcaacaaatcttcgtaactgcgctcgtactggacggattctgtACTCGTACTGgacggtggtcgattcgtgaggaaataagctgcttcaatgaagccattccatggctacttggaaaagcgttgcagggcccctttaaaattgattttataTATGTTCTAGGCTGTATTATCCGTTGATGTTTCgcagatgatgcgtttgtgtcaCACACAACTagatcccacaagttatcttgccttcaaaattttgtgtcagtactacTTTAATCTACTAATACGGTAGCTGTAGTCAGCAAAGAGGATTGCAATATGGTGCACAGCCAGAACAAATGACCTAAACTAAGTGCCAACGTTTTAACGAGCTTTGGGGACATCTGACAGCTGATGGGATGAGCACAATGTAAAGCCCTAAACACTGAAATGGCACTTCCCGGATACCTTGATAGTGTTGACAAAGCGATTGTAACGTGGGGTGACGGCAATGTTACGAGGTTCTAATGCTACCTACAGTCACGCCTTGTTACTATGTTCAGGCACACAGAAAGCACATGGAGATGGAGAGGGCATGAAAGACTGTCGGCCAAGCAGTGATGCCTACCAGTGATAGAGGGACGGCTGCTGCGAGCTGCCTTCCTTCAAGGTCCAAGATATGGCAGCAAACTCATCCTCTAACCTTATAAATGACCCGGAACCTTTGCCACCAAACAAATTTCCACATTAGCATCACTCAAAATTTTGAAGCAAAACAGGGGAGCATCAAGaggtacgaagaaaaaaaagttgttgcCAAAGCaatcaaataaagaaaaaaaaagcaggagaaAAAGAATACCAAAATGAAATTGAAAGGCCTCGATTAacacacaaatacacaaaaaACTAACTAGAGACACCTCTAGCTGGGACTCCAAATGAGACTAATGAAACTTCACAAACAGCAAGAGACTATGTGGAGATGTCGACTTTATTCTCCACTGGTCGCTACTCTGTGGAAATCGTTCAATATGATTAAAATGAAACTCTAGCATACGAATGCCATAACTATATGTAATCACACATAATGAAAGCTAAGAACTGTGTCACAAAATGTTTGTTAGTCCCCACACATAGCTCCTGCACACAAACTACTTATCTCAGGAAAGCCAAAGCCAGCCCACACATGCAAATTATACAAGCTAAGGCAAGCAGCTTATATATGCATGCCAATGCATCCCCTGCTGGAAATGTATTCATGACTGATGGTTAGTCACATTAAGCGACACAAACACTGCACATTGCCATATACGTAATAACTACAACATGCTATATTGAAACCAAGGATGATTGGGACACTAGTGTAATGTATTAGGCCTTTTTCAGCTGATCAATTACCCTCTATTAGCTCTTATTGTTATTAATATCAAGACCACAGCTTTAATAATCGAAGGAAAAATGCAGGTCAGAGTTTGATTTTTAGAACTTCGGGCAGAAACCCCATTATTTATAATTTAGTGCGACACCACGAATTTTGAAGTGTTCTTCAGTACTTTGGCTACATTGACTCAATAAAAATGTCCCCGAACCTTGCCTTGTTAAGTCTCCAGCTCGCATAAAACACGGCGTAACCCATTTTTACTATTAAATCATTGTACAGACCCTAGTggacaccaccaccaacacctgTGATGCCATGGTGTGCTGGTTAGTTGCACCGTCACCTTCAAGGTGACGTTGccacttgttttttctttgtgtgcCTTTTCTCGCTCTCCAAGCATATTCTCATGGCAAGAGTGGGTGTCTTCGGTGTTGTGGAACgctaatttactaatacaagtgaaatcacttttctctttagtgtgcctCTTTAAGTATGACTGTTTTTCTAAAGAACTTATCAGCTCGCTGCATACACGAGCACCAGCAGTTTAGCTACAAGAATCTTCCACTCAGTCAGACAGACTTCAGTGAAGATGTCTTTGGAATAGTATGCCAAAAATGTTCGAAAAGAACGTCCTTAGCATATGTCACTTCCATTTCTTCGCACCACTGGTGCGAAAGGATGTAATCGGTGCAAGGCTTGGTAGGTGACACAGTGCTGGTCATGCGTTTGTGTAATTTTACTTCTGTTGTGCTGCAGCAAGCAAAGCTGTGTTTAAGCTGTACACATAGGCCAACAAGGGTTGCAACTACGTGTAGTGAAAAAGTGACAACTGCTACAATTGAACCCCTTCACAAGAGACACTGATGTAACACTGGTGTCGCTTACACTGGGTGTAAGCGACACCAGTGTGCCTAAATCGAAATAAGGGCAGATCATAATATGAGAACGTGGTACCCTGCTTATGAGAGACACCTTATATGAGGGACAAAAACTGCTCCTtgacacataggcgtgcgcagggtgcccCATTACACAGGCATTTGCCGTAATGCAGTGGTACACGAGCCCCTTACGAAGCAATGGAAAACGTTGCTACTGCAGTGTGGCAAGTCAAAAGCCAAAGAATGAGGTGTTCCCATCTGCCATCCACATAACATTGTACATAATATTTAAGATGAAGCTGACAATATGGCAATAATGCAGAGACAAGGACAGGCTGGTGAGCTTGTTGGATAAATGTTGTAAATGTAAGCAGCACATCTGCAGAGGTTAAGACACCTAGCATGTTTAGTGTTCTCTTAATTAAAGGGGTTGTGGGGGCTGATGCTAACTTCTTAATTTTTAGTTCCAAACTTTTAAACATTGTCAAGATGGGTGCTGTGAGCAGTGGGAAAGGTAAAAAGCAGCTCCATGAACCTCACCGCTTCCGTGCGATTTTGAGCTCCTTTCTCACAAACCACACCGACACAGCAATGTTGTTTCTGCCTGTTTACTTTTGTGCACCTGAAATCTGTTTTCTGCTATGTTGCCTTTATACCGTGTAGATAAGGCATTGCAAATGCCGAAATGTGTAATTTTCCAAAACCAGGTTCTTTTTTTAACCTTTTCGTTGCAATTTTCATGATGCTATCTTTGTGTTGTGCCATTATTACGATTTCACTTGTGGTACCTTAGTTGCTAGCTATCACTACCTTCGGTGTCACCAATGTTTCACCATGGCATCACACTTGCAAACCTGGATAGTTTTTATAACTGCTAATTTGTACGACTATGAAAATGCAgtattcagtaaaaaaaaaaagatagaattaTAAGCGGGAACTGAGGACCAGCTTCACATTTCCAGCAGGGGTGCTCTGTTTCAACAATTCTGTAATAGTGAGGTAAGCggaagtaaaaaaagaagaaaaaggtgctCACAATTTGCGAATGCCGGAGGCCTTTCCGTAGGAAAAAAGCTTCTCCTCAGGCTCCTGGTTGATGGGTCCTTGGACGGGCCGGTCTTCGTCCTTGACCGGAGATGGTGGGTCAACCGGCCTGGTCAGAAGCGAGGTTGCCTCATGAGCCCACCACCTTCCGTGGAGGACAAGGCCGTTTATCAGTGCACAGccatgtctctttttttctttcttttctttttttggtggcTTGCAAGTTACAGCTACTAATGCTCTTTTTAAGAGATGGACAGTGCACAGTGCTGTATAGCCAAATTGCAATACGGCGCCGTGTCTGATTAATGTGGCAAATTACGTCACAGGAATTAAGAGATAGTGGTCATGTGATATTGCGAAATACAGAAACACACCCTCCTTATATgcaagggttcttaggtgggctagttgagTTACGTACGTTGTGGCAGAACAGTGCAAAAAACGGGAcacagaacacacaggacagcactgtgtcctgtgtgttcagtGTCCCATTTTTTGGGCCATTCTGCAACAATGTTCAAACACCTCCTTATATGCAGTTACAAAATAATAGATATGTTGCAATCTATGTTACTGAACACCCGTAAAAGCTCTACTATAAGGCTTCTGAGAAGAACAAAGTCTTAGCAGGACCCAAATGACGGCCTGGGATGTTAAAGTGGCCTCCTGAAATTTAACTACCCAATGACCAAGTCTTGGTTAACTGCTGATTCATGTTGAAACCTACAGCACATCGTTACAAGGAAATAAAGGGACCCAAGACATGGACAATATTGGCCCCCCAGTAAAATCTTTGTGCACCATAGGTATAAGATGAAACTGGTGTTCGCTTCCAGCTAAACACTACAAATAATGCACGTAGGTATGCAGTAGTATTTGTGTTCTACCTTCATGCAGTAACAGTGAAGTTCAGCTAAAAGAGAGTTTGCACTTCTGTACTTACTCCAAGTGGCCATGCTGCAAGCTATCATTGTACTGTACATTAAAAGGTAAGCCAAAAGTTTACCTGAGCAAGCTACTACACATGAAGAGTTCATCAGTGATTACCTTGGCCTGTACAGAGCCAGCTCGTCTTCAAGATCACTAACTCGAGCCTTGAGCTCATTCCTTTCAAAAAGGATGTGCTTGAGCTCCTCCAGCGTGAAGCGGGGTCGATTCGGGTCGTCCAGGTCAATCACCACTTTTCCTTGCATATCCAGGACAGCATCCttgtaaagaaagacaaaaaagctttttttttagtgATGATGCAGCAATATAAACTGCTAAAAATATCTtcattctgtttctttattctgAACTTTATTTAAGTTCAGATAGAAATTATGCACTGTATCAATTAGGATAGATTTCTCAGCCTTTTTTTTCCACCGAGGTGATGGTGTGCCAAGGTGTGTTCCAGTGTCCATAAACCGCTAAGTTCATGTTTCACCTGTTTAGATGCAATTTAAAGGTTCTTAATAAAATTACACAACCAGTCATACAGCTTTACTCAGACTATTTCAAGAGTATACACTGCCCACTGACAATCAGTTAAAGCAAGGGCAAATACCGTTGCAGTTGACGTCTAAAGCAAATTCAGGTTAAGTATGGTaattactaggcttgtgcgaatagtacatttatgttcgaagtgaatagtgatttcgtcgaataattttgaatcgaattcgaatagtatatatcacatattataaagaaaaaaggggaTAATTGCCATGACCCAAATAACCTGCACAAAttattttaaaattgaaacagggcatgtgcaaatgtcattctttttggttcaaagggaagtggaagcaactctcaatagtagcaggatttgactttcattAGACGCAAGTGATAgcctgtaaaatacgttatgttttaaaatttactatacttagagcatataggcaggtataacaagcttttaaacttaaaaatatGATGAACTGATGTGAGGGCAATactatgttcatttaaccttgaagtggggcttcgtggcagtgcggatttcccctcgataggtgtattcacggcatagcacccctccactgcagtgaaaccattttTGGTATGTCCACAAATGTTAATCACATTAATTAGTACCTAATAAACTGATTCATTATTTAGCTTCTAATTAATTAAGTTACGACACATACTGCAACAGATAAATTGTAGCTGATAACATTGCAAGGCATATCCATTTGGTGCGAAATCCATAAGTGGCGCAGTTTTCAAGATACATGTATGCAACATTGATGTTGCGGCAAAAATGCAGTGTTGTTAAAGTTACTTTTCCTAACAAAACACGGCTTCGTGCACTGAAGCACAGAAGCAGCTGGAACACTCACGTGTTTCATTGAACATTTTGAGCATTATTACCTTAAAAATTACATAATCTTGACAATTCAAAATGGATACGCCTTGTGAACTCACCGCTACAATTTGCAGATTGTGGTATGTTCTGTAAAGAAATTAATTTAACAATTGATTGGTTAATCGCTGTTCAATAGCTACTAACGTGTATGGACATTCGTTGCCCCCTGAACGCAGTTTTCAGCTGAAGAAATTTCGTATTTGTTAAAGTGAAacttctatgagttacagatttcggtggcggcggcatgGTTTGTGAAAAACCCGACGCCGGCAAGTGTagagaaatgcgggtgtacacaagcAGGCCCTTGAAGGTGTGCCAGTCACGGGGgtatttgtatgcgctgttttccaataaATGATGCTCTCTCGACCGTGGGCTTGTCTGCAATCAGCCGTTTCCGATgtggaaatctgatcttttattgaggtcaCTCGTCATTTCAAGTTGCCACATATCATTGTTGCCTgtggcaacagaagtgttgcactgctaagcatgtCGGTAAGGTCCAATTCCCAGCATAGAGGAAGGAAGAAGTTagaaggaagcattgcgcaattcaacagaaaaaaaaaaaaaaaaagaaaaatagcaggTCAGGTTCGCTTGCCCcaattttcccgataggggaaggaATCCGAATTTCTTTTTCTTGGATACCGTATGTTCAAATTTTCGAAGTGTTACCCAAAACATACGGTACATAGCAGTAAGCTTGAAATGTATGGCCACCAGACTCACCCTGGACTGGAGAAGGTCGTCGTGGTCTTTGACAGCAAGGCCTAGCCGCTCCTGCAAGATCTGCAGCTGGCTCTGTTGGTCCTGCAACTGCACCTGCAGGTCGCCACGCTCGTCGCACAGCTGCCGCATCTGCTGCTGCAGCCGCCGGTTGCGTCGGCTCTGCTCCTGAGTGGCCTTCTTACTGGCTTCCAGCTGCTGCTgaagctggaaaaaagaaaagccacgCACCCTTTGCGGTTCGTTGTCAGGCCCCTCCCGACAACACAACACGACTGCAGCGGTCCATGGCTGGGCACTGCTGAACAAGGTCTTTCGTGGTTGATTCATACCTCATTGTGTTATGTGCCATCTCTAAATGAGTAAGTAAACATCTTTTACTTGACCTGTGATTTCTTTAGTTTCGGATCGGAATGGTCAGAAGGTGGATAAAGGtttcggaccgcaaagggttaattaTTTATCTGCTAAGCCACAAAACCGAGCAGTACAGGAGAAAAATAGACACTGTGGAAAGTTAACCACCGTGGTAGTTTGGGCTTGCTGGAATGTCACTGTAAGGCAACATCTTGAATAGCGCCAGTGAGTGAGAAGGAAAACAAACACacctgcttctttttcatttgttttcTGACTGACCTGCGTTCTTCAAAATTTTCACTTAAGGTGTTTAACAGACGCTTAGAGGTTATACAACTTAACAGAATGAAAATTACTTTTTCATACCCGTCTTTTGCACACAAATAAATACTAAGCGCAGAATGCATGTTCGAGAGCTGTCAATGCACGAATGTAGTTACAACGTCATCAACTACAAAGCTTATATAGTACACCTTTTTAATGGAGAGAAGTATCCCCTCCTTTCTGGGCTGTTgtacgggagtacaaaagctgacgtcacagcctcggcagtgcatttttggggggtcacgcatgttaACAACAGCCCAGAGAGGCTTATGGCGGCttccagggagccttcgttgacaaggtcTATAAAAAATATATGTTTTTTTCCAGTTCAAGAGTGCCACATTCTGGAGAAGCATCTGAAGATTCAAGGAACATGATTCCAATGGTCAACTCAAATGTCGttaaatgtatgtatgtatggcaaGAAAATTTCTTGTTTCACACTGAAgaaacacttttttttaaatgaaaaagGCTAAGCAGCTTCTGTGCAAAAACGCTCACTCTAACAAAAAATGCAAGCAGCACTTACTTGCAGAATGTGCTGCAGAGACTACTAGATGCCCAGTCTAGCCTTTGTAAAGTAATAATGCCAGACAGTAATTAATGTCAAGTGTTTTGCTGGCATTGTGCTCATTAAAAGGATGGATTATTCCACTGAAAATAACTGTAGTTGTGGTTGGTTAATCGTGTATAAGAATTTTGGCAAGCTCGTGCCACACATGAAAACCAATCTGAATGTGTTGGTACAAGACAAAGTGAACACAGAAAGTAAATATAAAAAATCTTTAACATAATGCTCAAAGTAAATGTAACCTTCTACTAACCATACTTATGCTACAAgtgtcaacattttttttctgctagGCTTACACTATATTAAGAAAAAACATATAAACTTGGAGACCATCAAAACACTAATTATAACACATGTTATCTGGCTTGAATGGGGCAGAAAAAGGAACAGCACTACGTTTACACGGCGTGCATAAAAAAGTTGTGCTACATTTTTTAAAACCATGTGCGTATATGAACTCTGGCCAAATGCCAGCTACGCCACATTGAAAAGAATGAAGCTGTGCTGTTAGCTAGATGATAAAAATGGAGAAGCAGTGATAAAAGCGGCAGTGCACATGGCTTGGATAGACAAACTAGGAAAAACTGCGGCAAGTGGTGCTCCCTTACAGATTCTATGTCGGCAGCTTGCTTCGCCTTGTCCTTTTCACACTGGTTCAGCTGGGCTGCCTGTTTGTCGAAGGCGTCCCGAAGCCGTTCAAGGACAACAATGTCCTCACCAATAGTCACACCTGCGCACCATACAGAGGAGTTATTGCTGCGATAGGTGCAGGGTAGATACCTGATTCATTCGATGAGCTGGAcacaacccttacaaaaataggtTTAGATAGTCTACAGACTGTCAAAAAGTGGGTTTAGACAATCTACAGACTgactaaatccatttttgtaagggaatagAGCTACCGCCATTGCCAAAGCTCAGAAACCACAACAGCCAAGAATAAATTTTTCTCATAGGCAAGGGATGTACCCCGCAATAGGTTTGACTGTCTGGACTGCAACGAAGTAAGCGTGCAGTTTTACAACTGCAGTTATCAACATGCCATATGTCATTTCAATTTCATTCTTGCAGTGTGCAGCACCGACTTGCAGTGACATTTAAATCAGAACACACAGTGCAACTACAGACAGACCAAGAACAATGCAACACAATCAACTACTTGCTTGTTCCTTGTTCTGTGCAATATTACTGTGGCTAAACTATCGCAATATTCTGAGTCTTTCCCGTTTACTTTTTCAAAACATTATTTCTAGCAACAAAACCAATAAAGAAACTCCTGAAGCAACTCCAGTGATCAAAGGCAGAGTTGTCCCGATGCAAtgtaaacaagcaaacaaagcTGAGAGAGGAAGCCAAGCAAAGGGCAGGCAATGGTTTTTTAAATCTTCTTTTTTAACAAAGCACACTCCGAACACGAAAAAAGCACTTCAATTACTTTTCACCacctagatttatatgcaccttTAAAGACTACTCAAATGAGCAATTCCAGTACCTGATAGAAACTGTCGCCACAGTAACAGTGATCTCAGTGGTTTAACAATACCTCAAGTATAAAGCTTCATTCTCTACATATTCCAAAGCCTAAAGATCTGGAAGAATAACTTCAGCAACAAGGTATCTGACCCACAAGGTTTCCACTCCAGCAAACTGGCATTATCAGATATCAGGCTCGAGTTCGGATATTAGGGCTTACTCAGCTTTGCCGAAGGAAATAAAAACTGGCCTGTGAAAGAATGTAGTGATAAGATATTGGCGCACGAGTGAATGACCTCTGCAGAGGTGCAGGTTACACTAGCCGTTACGTTACACATGCAACTACTTATCACATAATACACAGCTAGCAGCAGTGCAACACAAATTGCTTTGAAAGGAATTTTTGTGCTTTGAAAGCTTGCAATCAGGCAATCATGATTGTGCagctcataaaaaaaaagaatgtgacaAATCAATATGGCGCTAGTCAAAGCAAGGCACGAAGTTGTAAAGAAAAGAGTAAACAGGAGTGACCGTTAAAATGCAGAGACGGAAACCTCCTGCGGCATTTGTTTTGAGACAAGGGCATCTGATTCTAACGTTCCAGCGTCATAAAACTCGGAGAAGCCAAACAATTAGGGCACCATAAAAGCTCCACTTCACAGCTGAGCAAGCAGATGGCTCTGGGTCTAGAAGAACACTCTCTTCCTTTTATCTGTCTCCACATACGACTGATACAGACCACTACAGCCATAGAGATTACAATAGGGGTCGGAAAAAGCATGGGTGTTGTAAGGGAGGGTCCATGCTTGCAATGGCATTGTGCATCTAGCACAGCAAGCCAACTCGAAACCAAAGTGAACTAGGAACGGACCCACAGCAGGGACCTGCTCTTCCTGTGACGGTGTTTTCCCATTGTGATATTGCTGGCTGCAATGAACTTGCTTAGCAATAGTACAGCAATATATAACATTCTGGCAAAGCAAAGGAGGAATAACTCTATGGAAGAGTATGTACATCTGGTTTAACATGTGGACTAGAATTGACAGACAGAGCTCTGAATGACTCCTTGAAACCATGAAGATCACGGATAGATGAGATGAGGTAAAAGACTGATGGTTAAAACAGTTGCAGAGTGTAATAACAATATACACTGATTCTAGTAGAAGAAAGGAACTTGGTTTTAACTAAAATGAAAGCACCACTATTTAAAGACAAGAACCATATTAGGCATTAAGGGTACTAATAACCCGTGCTAACTGCACATTTAGCAGAAAATGACGTGCACAATTTTGAGAAGAAAAACACACTTTTGCTGACCTTCTATTGGATGTGCCACAACATAATATTTACAATCATAACATGCCAGGAGAGGAAGCACGGAATGTTTTCAAAGCAAGAAAACTGATACAGCAACGTACACACTGCGAATGAAGGGTGTTAAAGGATGCGAAGTGGAGAGATCAATGAGAGAGCCAAGTGAATGGAAGCATGTCCTGCACAGCTGCAGAGATTAGATACCACCAAATTAAAGGGGGGAATAAACGCAGCAAAGATTAAATGACCTCACGTGCTTGGTTGATAACACTATCTTTCGCCTCAGTGCTCTAAGTGCAGGACACAATAAAGTAGCAATTGACCAGCTTTTATATCCTTGGCATGCAAAAACCTCGAGTCGTTACATATTCCTACCCCTTGTTCCCTAGGACAGCAGAaccttgtagtagtagtagtattagtagcagtagtagtaataatTTACTTGATATGCTCGGAACAACCATAAGTCTCTGGTGCCTGACACAAGCCTGGTTAATAATAAAGGCAATGAAGATTGCCTACCGGAAGAACTCAAGTAAAAAGGAGAAATATAAAACAAGCACTGAGAATAAAAGGGCATAATATGAGAAAACAAACCCAAGTAGCGTAAAATAAAAATGACAGTTCACGACAATGAAGGAGAAAGGACTTGAACAATGCGTGAAGCCATGTTACAACAATGAAAAGCttgaaaataagtaaataaacaacAGCAACTTTGAGTTATGAAAAATGTGCTTCAAAAAGACTGTTGTGAGAACGGTCGCTATGGCAGGCAGGAACATGAAAGGTTTACGCTCCCTGGTACACT harbors:
- the LOC119390242 gene encoding RILP-like protein homolog isoform X2 produces the protein MERASEALSVDDVYSLAEEIGKEFEILIDSYGVESVNKLVTKVIRVLEYLEAYATKNDIASDEIAQLRAQIYQLEHDKYEKAESRSKLEKEMEQYEDTWRQEMKDLGGLVARLQEENSKLSSSLKEKESHRSLQCEPHCVTIGEDIVVLERLRDAFDKQAAQLNQCEKDKAKQAADIESLQQQLEASKKATQEQSRRNRRLQQQMRQLCDERGDLQVQLQDQQSQLQILQERLGLAVKDHDDLLQSRDAVLDMQGKVVIDLDDPNRPRFTLEELKHILFERNELKARVSDLEDELALYRPRPVDPPSPVKDEDRPVQGPINQEPEEKLFSYGKASGIRKFFQYVMHNLQMPGEEPRLEILPERFSFPSALWPRVKPG
- the LOC119390242 gene encoding RILP-like protein homolog isoform X4, which encodes MERASEALSVDDVYSLAEEIGKEFEILIDSYGVESVNKLVTKVIRVLEYLEAYATKNDIASDEIAQLRAQIYQLEHDKYEKAESRSKLEKEMEQYEDTWRQEMKDLGGLVARLQEENSKLSSSLKEKESHRSLQCEPHCVTIGEDIVVLERLRDAFDKQAAQLNQCEKDKAKQAADIESLQQQLEASKKATQEQSRRNRRLQQQMRQLCDERGDLQVQLQDQQSQLQILQERLGLAVKDHDDLLQSRDAVLDMQGKVVIDLDDPNRPRFTLEELKHILFERNELKARVSDLEDELALYRPRPVDPPSPVKDEDRPVQGPINQEPEEKLFSYGKASGIRKFFPSALWPRVKPG
- the LOC119390242 gene encoding RILP-like protein homolog isoform X3, with protein sequence MERASEALSVDDVYSLAEEIGKEFEILIDSYGVESVNKLVTKVIRVLEYLEAYATKNDIASDEIAQLRAQIYQLEHDKYEKAESRSKLEKEMEQYEDTWRQEMKDLGGLVARLQEENSKLSSSLKEKESHRSLQCEPHCVTIGEDIVVLERLRDAFDKQAAQLNQCEKDKAKQAADIESLQQQLEASKKATQEQSRRNRRLQQQMRQLCDERGDLQVQLQDQQSQLQILQERLGLAVKDHDDLLQSRDAVLDMQGKVVIDLDDPNRPRFTLEELKHILFERNELKARVSDLEDELALYRPRWWAHEATSLLTRPVDPPSPVKDEDRPVQGPINQEPEEKLFSYGKASGIRKFFPSALWPRVKPG
- the LOC119390242 gene encoding RILP-like protein homolog isoform X1 codes for the protein MERASEALSVDDVYSLAEEIGKEFEILIDSYGVESVNKLVTKVIRVLEYLEAYATKNDIASDEIAQLRAQIYQLEHDKYEKAESRSKLEKEMEQYEDTWRQEMKDLGGLVARLQEENSKLSSSLKEKESHRSLQCEPHCVTIGEDIVVLERLRDAFDKQAAQLNQCEKDKAKQAADIESLQQQLEASKKATQEQSRRNRRLQQQMRQLCDERGDLQVQLQDQQSQLQILQERLGLAVKDHDDLLQSRDAVLDMQGKVVIDLDDPNRPRFTLEELKHILFERNELKARVSDLEDELALYRPRWWAHEATSLLTRPVDPPSPVKDEDRPVQGPINQEPEEKLFSYGKASGIRKFFQYVMHNLQMPGEEPRLEILPERFSFPSALWPRVKPG